In Pseudomonas fluorescens, one genomic interval encodes:
- a CDS encoding GntR family transcriptional regulator codes for MNDLQALRPDDSQPTPLYLQLARNLESAIHSGQWKAEQAMPSERNLSEQLGISRVTARKALEVLLDQGLIRRLQGSGTFITPRLEQPLSRLSGFSEMLRLKGFVPSSQWLEREITLPTHEELIRLSLSPNDKVARMKRLRKADDTVMAIEMSTLPAKIMPKPHLVGDSLYEYLDGIGKPIVRALQHIQAINASDEFAALVGIAPGTAMLLMTRVGYLEDNTPIEVTDTYCRNDYYDFVAELRR; via the coding sequence ATGAACGACCTCCAGGCCCTACGCCCAGATGACTCCCAGCCGACGCCGCTGTACCTGCAGCTGGCGCGCAATCTGGAATCGGCGATCCATTCCGGGCAGTGGAAGGCCGAGCAGGCGATGCCGTCCGAACGCAACCTCAGCGAGCAACTGGGTATCTCCCGGGTCACCGCACGCAAAGCGCTGGAAGTGCTGCTCGATCAAGGTCTGATCCGCCGCCTGCAAGGTTCCGGCACGTTCATCACACCCCGTCTGGAACAACCGCTGTCACGCCTCTCGGGCTTCAGCGAAATGCTTCGCCTCAAGGGCTTCGTCCCCAGCTCGCAGTGGCTGGAGCGCGAAATCACCCTGCCGACTCACGAAGAACTGATCCGCCTGAGCCTGTCGCCGAACGACAAGGTCGCGCGCATGAAACGCCTGCGCAAGGCCGACGACACGGTGATGGCCATTGAGATGAGCACCCTCCCCGCCAAGATCATGCCCAAGCCGCACCTGGTCGGCGATTCACTCTACGAATACCTCGACGGCATCGGCAAACCGATCGTCCGCGCCCTGCAGCACATCCAGGCGATCAACGCCTCGGACGAGTTCGCCGCGCTGGTCGGCATCGCCCCCGGTACCGCCATGCTGCTGATGACCCGGGTCGGCTACCTCGAAGACAACACGCCGATCGAAGTCACCGACACCTATTGCCGCAACGACTACTACGACTTTGTTGCAGAGCTTCGCCGCTGA
- a CDS encoding L,D-transpeptidase family protein, with translation MRWLLALFCLSFVTVSQASFVTTVTPSNTPMIEKILVLKSAHQLQLIADGKPIKTYRISLGKGAKKGPKLIEGDKRTPEGFYWIDWRKVSEKFNLAMHISYPNISDSARARREGVEPGGMIMIHGTPDSEETPEDLFHTLDWTDGCIAMRNMDMREVWGLVPDGTMIEIRP, from the coding sequence ATGCGCTGGTTGCTTGCCCTGTTTTGCCTGTCGTTCGTCACCGTGTCTCAAGCGTCATTCGTGACCACCGTGACGCCGTCGAATACCCCAATGATCGAAAAAATCCTGGTGCTCAAATCGGCTCATCAACTGCAATTGATCGCCGACGGCAAGCCGATCAAGACCTATCGCATTTCCCTGGGCAAGGGCGCGAAAAAAGGACCGAAACTGATTGAAGGCGACAAACGCACGCCCGAAGGTTTCTACTGGATCGACTGGCGCAAGGTCAGTGAAAAATTCAACCTGGCGATGCACATCTCCTACCCGAACATCAGCGATTCGGCCCGCGCCCGCCGCGAAGGCGTCGAGCCTGGCGGGATGATCATGATCCACGGCACCCCGGATTCGGAAGAAACCCCGGAAGACCTGTTCCACACCCTGGACTGGACCGACGGCTGCATCGCCATGCGCAACATGGACATGCGCGAAGTCTGGGGTCTGGTGCCGGACGGCACGATGATCGAGATCCGTCCTTAA
- a CDS encoding NUDIX hydrolase: MKFCSQCGNPVTQRIPEGDSRLRFVCDSCQTIHYQNPNIVAGCVATWGSKVLLCRRAIEPRLGYWTLPAGFMENGETIEQAAIRETAEEACARVRNLSIYTLIDVPHISQVHVFFRAELADLDFAAGPESLEVQLFDEADIPWDELAFRTVGRTLECFFADRRAESYPVRSESIPPLTQPAIN; encoded by the coding sequence ATGAAATTTTGCAGCCAGTGCGGCAACCCGGTGACCCAGCGCATTCCCGAAGGCGACTCGCGGCTGCGATTTGTCTGTGACAGCTGTCAGACCATTCACTATCAAAACCCCAATATCGTCGCCGGTTGCGTCGCGACCTGGGGCAGTAAAGTGCTGCTCTGCCGGCGCGCCATCGAGCCACGCCTCGGTTACTGGACGCTGCCTGCCGGTTTCATGGAAAACGGCGAAACCATCGAGCAGGCCGCGATCCGCGAAACCGCCGAGGAAGCCTGCGCCCGGGTACGCAATCTGAGCATCTATACGTTGATCGACGTGCCACACATCAGTCAGGTGCACGTATTTTTCCGTGCCGAACTGGCCGATCTGGACTTTGCTGCCGGGCCCGAAAGCCTCGAAGTACAACTATTCGACGAAGCCGACATCCCGTGGGACGAGCTGGCTTTCCGCACCGTGGGGCGTACCTTAGAATGCTTCTTCGCTGATCGCCGCGCCGAAAGCTACCCGGTTCGCTCCGAATCGATTCCGCCGTTGACGCAGCCTGCCATCAACTAA
- a CDS encoding CoA pyrophosphatase, with the protein MLDELLHRVSNHTPRTLETDKRFPEAAVLVPITRSDEPELVLTLRASGLSTHGGEVAFPGGRRDPEDPDLIFTALREAEEEIGLPPGLVEVIGPLSPLISLHGIKVTPFVGVIPDFVEYQANDAEIAAVFNVPLEFFRKDPREHTHRIDYQGRSWYVPSYRYGEFKIWGLTAIMIVELINLLYDEQISLHHPPKSYINT; encoded by the coding sequence ATGCTGGACGAGCTACTGCATAGGGTAAGCAACCACACACCGCGCACGCTGGAGACCGATAAACGTTTCCCCGAGGCCGCTGTTCTGGTGCCGATCACCCGCAGTGACGAACCCGAGCTGGTGCTGACCCTGCGCGCCAGCGGCCTCTCGACCCATGGTGGCGAAGTGGCCTTCCCCGGCGGACGCCGTGACCCGGAAGACCCCGATCTGATTTTTACCGCCCTGCGCGAAGCCGAGGAAGAAATCGGCCTGCCACCGGGGCTGGTCGAGGTCATCGGTCCGCTCAGCCCGCTGATCTCCCTGCATGGCATCAAGGTTACGCCGTTTGTCGGGGTGATCCCGGACTTCGTCGAATACCAGGCCAACGATGCCGAGATCGCCGCAGTATTCAACGTGCCGCTGGAGTTCTTCCGCAAAGACCCGCGCGAACACACGCACCGTATCGATTACCAGGGCCGCAGCTGGTACGTGCCGAGTTATCGTTATGGCGAATTCAAGATCTGGGGTTTGACCGCTATCATGATCGTCGAACTGATCAATCTGCTCTATGACGAACAGATCAGCCTGCATCATCCGCCCAAAAGCTATATCAACACCTGA
- a CDS encoding gamma carbonic anhydrase family protein: MKYRLGDARVETHPQSWVAPNAVLVGKVRLEEGANVWFNAVLRGDNELILIGKNSNVQDGTVMHTDMGYPLTIGTGVTIGHNAMLHGCTVGDYSLIGINAVILNGAKIGKNCIIGANSLIGEGKEIPDGSLVMGSPGKVVRELTEPQKKMLEASAAHYVHNSQRYARDLVEQEE, from the coding sequence ATGAAATACCGCCTGGGCGACGCCCGCGTCGAAACCCATCCACAGAGCTGGGTCGCGCCCAATGCCGTGCTGGTGGGCAAGGTCAGACTGGAAGAGGGCGCCAACGTCTGGTTCAACGCCGTATTGCGCGGCGACAACGAACTGATCCTGATCGGCAAGAACAGCAACGTCCAGGACGGCACGGTGATGCACACCGACATGGGCTATCCGCTGACCATCGGCACCGGCGTGACCATCGGTCACAACGCCATGCTGCATGGCTGCACCGTCGGCGACTACAGCCTGATCGGCATCAACGCGGTGATCCTCAACGGGGCGAAAATCGGCAAGAACTGCATCATCGGCGCCAATTCGCTGATCGGCGAAGGCAAGGAGATCCCCGATGGCTCGCTGGTGATGGGCTCGCCGGGCAAGGTCGTGCGTGAGCTGACCGAGCCGCAGAAGAAGATGCTCGAAGCCAGCGCCGCGCACTATGTGCATAACTCGCAGCGCTATGCGCGTGACCTGGTAGAGCAGGAAGAATGA
- a CDS encoding DUF1289 domain-containing protein has translation MSTPERPVASPCVNICALDEDDICTGCQRTVAEITRWGRMTNDERRVVLGLCHERAKASGLVWMIPAKR, from the coding sequence ATGAGTACGCCTGAAAGACCCGTTGCCTCGCCGTGCGTGAATATCTGCGCACTGGATGAAGACGATATTTGTACCGGTTGCCAGCGCACGGTCGCGGAGATCACCCGCTGGGGGCGCATGACCAATGACGAGCGGCGGGTGGTGCTGGGGTTGTGTCATGAGCGGGCGAAGGCCAGTGGGTTGGTGTGGATGATCCCGGCCAAGCGCTGA
- a CDS encoding VUT family protein — protein MIFLIAYISSVVLINFAFSTAPHLDIIWSAWGGLVFVLRDMVQTRFGHGALVAMLAALVLSYVTSDPSIALASATAFAVSEIIDWLVFSVTKRPLRDRLWISSALSIPLDTFIFFGMIDLMTPPVIITALVSKFAGVTAVWLIMAWRERKQAVAS, from the coding sequence ATGATTTTCCTCATCGCCTACATCAGCAGCGTCGTGCTGATCAACTTCGCTTTCTCCACCGCGCCACACCTGGACATTATCTGGTCGGCCTGGGGCGGGTTGGTGTTCGTGTTGCGCGACATGGTGCAAACCCGTTTCGGCCACGGTGCGCTCGTGGCGATGCTGGCGGCGCTGGTACTGTCTTACGTCACTTCTGATCCATCCATCGCCTTGGCCAGCGCCACGGCGTTCGCGGTGTCGGAAATCATCGACTGGCTGGTGTTCAGCGTCACCAAACGGCCGCTGCGCGACCGTCTGTGGATCAGCTCGGCGCTGAGCATTCCGCTCGATACCTTCATTTTTTTCGGCATGATCGACCTGATGACGCCACCGGTGATCATCACGGCACTGGTCTCGAAGTTTGCCGGCGTCACTGCCGTTTGGCTGATCATGGCCTGGCGCGAGCGCAAACAGGCTGTCGCCAGCTGA
- the purT gene encoding formate-dependent phosphoribosylglycinamide formyltransferase, whose translation MTRIGTPLSPTATRVLLCGCGELGKEVVIELQRLGVEVIAVDRYANAPAMQVAHRSHVINMLDGAALRAVIEAEKPHFIVPEIEAIATATLVELEAEGFTVIPTARAAQLTMNREGIRRLAAEELDLPTSPYHFADTFEDYSKAVQDLGFPCVVKPVMSSSGKGQSLLRSADDVLKAWDYAQEGGRAGKGRVIIEGFIDFDYEITLLTVRHIGGTTFCAPVGHRQEKGDYQESWQPQAMSPIALAESERVAKAVTEALGGRGLFGVELFIKGDQVWFSEVSPRPHDTGLVTLISQDLSQFALHARAILGLPVPLIRQFGPSASAVILVEGQSTQTAFANLGAALSEPDTALRLFGKPEVNGQRRMGVALARDESIEAARAKATRAAQAVVVEL comes from the coding sequence ATGACCCGTATCGGAACTCCATTGTCGCCGACCGCGACCCGCGTATTGCTGTGTGGCTGTGGTGAGTTGGGCAAGGAAGTGGTGATCGAGCTGCAACGCCTGGGCGTTGAAGTGATTGCCGTCGACCGTTACGCCAACGCGCCGGCCATGCAGGTGGCGCACCGCAGCCACGTGATCAACATGCTCGACGGCGCCGCGCTGCGTGCAGTCATCGAAGCCGAGAAACCGCACTTCATCGTGCCGGAAATCGAAGCCATCGCCACCGCCACGCTGGTCGAGCTGGAAGCCGAAGGCTTCACCGTGATCCCGACCGCCCGCGCCGCGCAACTGACCATGAACCGCGAAGGCATCCGCCGTCTGGCCGCTGAAGAGCTGGACCTGCCAACCTCGCCGTACCATTTTGCCGACACCTTCGAGGACTACAGCAAAGCCGTGCAGGATCTGGGTTTCCCGTGCGTGGTCAAGCCAGTCATGAGCTCGTCGGGTAAAGGCCAGAGCCTGCTGCGCAGCGCCGATGATGTGCTGAAGGCCTGGGATTACGCGCAAGAGGGCGGTCGCGCCGGCAAAGGTCGGGTGATCATCGAAGGCTTCATCGATTTCGACTACGAAATCACTCTGCTGACCGTGCGCCACATCGGCGGCACCACGTTCTGCGCACCGGTCGGTCACCGTCAGGAGAAGGGCGACTATCAGGAATCCTGGCAGCCGCAAGCCATGAGCCCGATTGCCCTGGCTGAGTCCGAGCGCGTGGCCAAAGCCGTGACCGAGGCCTTGGGTGGTCGCGGGCTGTTCGGCGTCGAACTGTTCATCAAGGGCGATCAGGTGTGGTTCAGCGAAGTTTCGCCGCGCCCGCATGACACCGGTCTGGTGACCCTGATTTCTCAGGATCTGTCGCAGTTCGCCTTGCACGCGCGCGCCATTCTCGGTCTGCCGGTGCCGCTGATCCGTCAGTTCGGCCCTTCGGCTTCGGCAGTGATTCTGGTGGAAGGGCAGTCGACCCAGACCGCGTTCGCCAACCTGGGCGCAGCGCTGAGCGAGCCGGATACGGCGTTGCGTCTGTTCGGCAAGCCTGAAGTCAATGGTCAGCGCCGGATGGGCGTGGCGTTGGCGCGGGATGAGTCGATCGAAGCTGCGCGTGCCAAGGCGACTCGTGCTGCTCAGGCTGTTGTTGTAGAGCTGTAA
- a CDS encoding MFS transporter, whose amino-acid sequence MTTSTAYSATAPAQPTNSATRVATASFIGTAIEFYDFYVYATAAALVIGPVFFPQTSGTAQMLSAFLTFGIAFLARPLGSALFGHFGDRIGRKSTLVASLLLMGVCTTLIGVLPGYASIGAWAPILLCVLRFGQGLGLGGEWGGAALLATENAPKGKRAWFGMFPQLGPSIGFLAANGLFLTLAMTLDDEQFRSWGWRIPFLLSAALVMVGLYVRLKLHETPVFANAIARQERVKVPLVELFSQYWAPTLLGAAAMVVCYALFYISTVFSLSYGVSTLGYSRETFLGLLCFAVLFMAAATPLSAWASDRYGRKPVLIVGGVLAILSGFLMEPLLTQGSTWGVALFLCIELFLMGVTFAPMGALLPELFPTHVRYTGASAAYNLGGIVGASAAPFFAQKLVAMGGLSYVGGYVSAAAVLSLIAVLCLKETRNNDLNQVA is encoded by the coding sequence ATGACGACCAGTACCGCTTACAGCGCCACCGCGCCTGCCCAGCCGACCAACTCCGCCACCCGCGTGGCGACAGCGAGTTTCATCGGCACCGCCATCGAGTTCTACGACTTCTACGTTTACGCTACCGCCGCTGCACTGGTGATCGGGCCGGTGTTCTTTCCGCAGACGTCCGGCACCGCGCAGATGCTTTCGGCGTTTCTCACCTTCGGCATCGCCTTCCTCGCCCGACCGCTGGGTTCGGCCTTGTTCGGCCACTTCGGTGACCGTATCGGGCGCAAGTCGACACTGGTCGCCTCGCTCTTGCTGATGGGCGTGTGCACCACGCTGATCGGCGTGCTGCCGGGTTACGCCAGCATTGGCGCCTGGGCACCGATTTTGTTGTGTGTGCTGCGTTTCGGTCAGGGTTTGGGATTGGGTGGCGAATGGGGTGGCGCGGCATTGCTGGCCACGGAGAATGCGCCCAAGGGCAAACGGGCGTGGTTCGGCATGTTCCCGCAGCTTGGCCCGTCAATCGGCTTTCTTGCAGCCAATGGCCTGTTCCTGACCCTGGCCATGACCCTCGACGACGAGCAGTTCCGCAGTTGGGGCTGGCGGATTCCGTTTCTGCTCAGCGCGGCACTGGTGATGGTCGGCCTGTACGTGCGCCTCAAGCTCCATGAAACGCCAGTATTCGCCAACGCCATTGCTCGTCAGGAACGGGTGAAAGTGCCGCTGGTCGAGCTGTTCAGCCAATACTGGGCGCCAACCCTGCTTGGCGCAGCGGCCATGGTGGTGTGCTATGCGCTGTTTTATATCTCGACGGTGTTTTCCCTGAGCTACGGCGTGTCCACCCTCGGCTATAGCCGTGAAACGTTTCTTGGACTGCTGTGTTTTGCCGTGCTGTTCATGGCCGCCGCAACGCCGTTGTCCGCTTGGGCCAGCGACCGTTACGGGCGCAAACCGGTGCTGATCGTCGGCGGTGTACTGGCGATTCTGTCCGGATTCCTGATGGAGCCGCTGCTGACGCAAGGTTCGACCTGGGGCGTGGCGCTGTTCCTGTGCATCGAGCTGTTCCTGATGGGCGTGACGTTTGCCCCGATGGGCGCGCTGCTGCCGGAACTGTTTCCGACCCACGTGCGCTATACCGGCGCATCGGCCGCTTACAACCTCGGCGGGATCGTCGGCGCCTCGGCGGCTCCGTTCTTCGCGCAGAAACTGGTGGCAATGGGTGGTTTGAGTTATGTCGGTGGGTATGTGTCGGCGGCAGCGGTACTCAGCCTGATTGCTGTGCTGTGCCTGAAGGAAACGCGCAATAACGATCTGAATCAGGTTGCCTGA
- a CDS encoding HlyC/CorC family transporter, with product MDGLPIGPMLAVFVLLILWSGLFTAVEIAQQHLLAQRTASRASDKPLAKLSFPLDSLILCNTLCRALAVIIATLLAIFLCEENGPWAACLVAGAVLLVFADYFPRSVAQRYPDAVLSFGNTLLAVPLKILYPLAWLLSRISGLLLRPFARKPQVVQQSEDEEPADPDNDPEHPSRTHPVSGIHALDNITVNDILVPRSDVDGINLDDSIEEIIEQLRHNKRTRLPVFHSDINQVEAVLNTRQIRHLLNDGQLTREALLAASYEPYFVPESTPLQLQLLNFHKQQRRLGMVVDEYGEVLGIVTLEDILEEIVGEFESEHSLDNPHIHPQPDGRMVIDGTASIRELNKCLGWHLPSDGPKTLNGLVTEALETIPDSAVCLKIGRYRLEILETEDNRVSKVLIWHTSAVPAKV from the coding sequence ATGGACGGTTTGCCCATAGGGCCGATGCTTGCGGTATTTGTCCTGCTGATTTTATGGTCGGGGCTGTTTACCGCCGTCGAAATCGCGCAGCAGCACTTGCTCGCGCAACGCACCGCCTCGCGCGCCAGCGATAAGCCGCTGGCAAAGCTGAGCTTTCCGCTCGACAGTCTGATCCTGTGCAACACCCTGTGCCGCGCCCTCGCGGTAATCATTGCCACGCTGCTGGCGATCTTCCTTTGCGAGGAGAACGGCCCGTGGGCCGCCTGCCTCGTCGCCGGCGCCGTATTGCTGGTGTTTGCCGATTACTTTCCGCGCAGCGTGGCCCAGCGCTACCCGGATGCAGTACTGTCGTTCGGCAATACCCTGCTGGCCGTTCCGCTGAAAATCCTTTACCCGCTGGCCTGGCTGCTGAGCCGCATCAGCGGTCTGCTGCTGCGCCCCTTCGCGCGCAAACCCCAGGTGGTGCAGCAAAGTGAAGACGAAGAACCTGCCGACCCTGATAACGATCCGGAACACCCGTCTCGCACCCACCCGGTCTCAGGCATCCATGCGCTGGACAACATCACGGTCAACGACATTCTGGTGCCACGCAGCGATGTCGACGGCATCAACCTCGACGATTCGATCGAGGAGATCATCGAACAACTGCGCCATAACAAACGCACGCGCCTGCCGGTGTTTCACAGCGACATCAACCAGGTCGAAGCGGTGCTCAATACCCGGCAGATCCGCCATCTGCTCAACGATGGCCAGCTGACCCGCGAAGCGCTGCTGGCCGCCAGCTACGAGCCGTACTTCGTTCCGGAAAGCACCCCGCTGCAACTGCAACTGCTGAACTTCCACAAGCAGCAGCGCCGCTTGGGCATGGTGGTGGACGAGTACGGCGAAGTGCTGGGCATCGTCACTCTGGAAGACATTCTCGAAGAAATCGTCGGCGAATTCGAAAGCGAGCACAGCCTCGACAACCCGCACATCCATCCGCAGCCCGACGGGCGCATGGTGATCGACGGCACTGCGTCGATCCGCGAGTTGAACAAATGCCTGGGCTGGCATTTGCCGAGCGACGGCCCGAAAACCCTCAACGGTCTGGTGACCGAAGCGCTGGAGACCATTCCGGACAGCGCGGTGTGTCTGAAGATCGGGCGTTATCGGCTGGAGATTCTCGAGACCGAGGACAACCGGGTGAGCAAGGTGCTGATCTGGCATACGAGCGCGGTGCCCGCCAAGGTTTAG
- a CDS encoding cytochrome C assembly family protein has product MLPLSPSLLTTIAAALLYAAATLYQGTRLASGAKANKRLLVTLGILAVLAHSASLLTHLLTPIGLGLDFFSAASLIAAAVIALTLLACSRIPVENLLVLLFPLGAATVLLAQFAPAGTVQIIDEEPGILAHILLSILAYGMFTIAVFQALLLLVQDHQLKHKHPSGLIKNFPPLQTMESLLFGFLWAGWTLLSLSLISGWLFVENLFAQHLVHKTLLACLAWIVFSVLLWGRNRLGWRGHKAIRWTLAGFCLLMLAYFGSKLVREYILHI; this is encoded by the coding sequence ATGCTCCCCTTGTCACCCAGTTTGCTGACTACCATCGCCGCCGCTCTTCTTTATGCCGCTGCGACCCTTTATCAGGGCACCCGCCTGGCCTCCGGCGCCAAGGCGAACAAGCGCCTGCTGGTTACGCTCGGCATCCTCGCCGTGCTCGCCCACAGCGCCAGCCTGCTCACTCACCTGCTGACGCCGATCGGCCTGGGCCTGGACTTCTTCAGCGCCGCCAGCCTGATCGCCGCGGCTGTCATCGCCCTGACGCTACTGGCCTGCTCGCGGATCCCGGTTGAAAACCTGCTGGTGCTGCTGTTCCCGCTCGGCGCGGCCACGGTGTTGCTGGCGCAGTTCGCCCCGGCCGGCACGGTGCAGATCATCGACGAAGAACCGGGCATCCTCGCCCACATCCTGCTGTCGATCCTCGCCTACGGCATGTTCACCATCGCGGTGTTCCAGGCCTTGTTGCTGCTGGTGCAGGATCACCAGCTCAAGCACAAACACCCGTCGGGCCTGATCAAGAACTTCCCGCCGCTGCAAACCATGGAAAGCCTGTTGTTCGGCTTCCTCTGGGCTGGCTGGACGCTGCTGTCGCTGTCGCTGATCTCCGGCTGGCTGTTCGTCGAGAACCTGTTCGCCCAGCATCTGGTGCACAAGACCTTGCTGGCGTGCCTGGCCTGGATCGTGTTCAGCGTGCTGCTGTGGGGCCGCAATCGCCTCGGCTGGCGCGGCCACAAGGCGATTCGCTGGACCCTCGCCGGTTTCTGCCTGCTGATGTTGGCGTATTTCGGCAGCAAACTGGTTCGTGAATACATCCTGCACATCTGA
- the ffh gene encoding signal recognition particle protein — MFENLTDRLSQTLRHVTGKAKLTEDNIKDTLREVRMALLEADVALPVVKDFVNSVKERAVGTEVSRSLTPGQAFVKIVQAELESLMGAANEDLNLSAVPPAVILMAGLQGAGKTTTAGKLARFLKERKKKSVMVVSADIYRPAAIKQLETLANDIGVTFFPSDLSQKPVDIATAAIKEAKLKFIDVVIVDTAGRLHIDEEMMGEIKALHAAINPVETLFVVDAMTGQDAANTAKAFGDALPLTGVILTKVDGDARGGAALSVRAITGKPIKFIGMGEKSEALDPFHPERIASRILGMGDVLSLIEQAEATLDKDKADKLAKKLKKGKGFDLEDFRDQLQQMKNMGGLGGLMDKLPSIGGVNLSQMGNAQNAAEKQFKQMEAIINSMTPAERRDPELISGSRKRRIAMGSGTQVQDIGRLIKQHKQMQKMMKKFTAKGGMAKMMRGMGGMLPGGGMPKM; from the coding sequence ATGTTTGAAAACTTAACCGACCGTCTCTCGCAGACGCTGCGCCATGTCACCGGCAAGGCGAAGCTGACTGAAGACAATATCAAAGACACCCTGCGCGAAGTGCGCATGGCGTTGCTCGAAGCCGACGTCGCCCTGCCGGTGGTCAAGGACTTCGTCAATTCGGTCAAGGAGCGCGCTGTCGGCACCGAGGTGTCGCGCAGCCTGACGCCGGGCCAGGCCTTCGTGAAGATCGTCCAGGCCGAACTCGAAAGCCTGATGGGCGCGGCCAACGAAGACTTGAACCTGAGCGCCGTGCCGCCCGCCGTCATTCTGATGGCCGGTCTGCAGGGTGCCGGTAAAACCACCACCGCCGGCAAACTCGCGCGCTTCCTTAAAGAACGCAAGAAGAAGTCGGTGATGGTCGTGTCGGCGGACATCTACCGTCCGGCTGCGATCAAACAGCTGGAAACCCTGGCCAACGACATCGGCGTGACGTTCTTCCCGTCCGACCTGAGCCAGAAGCCGGTGGACATCGCCACCGCAGCTATTAAAGAAGCCAAACTGAAATTCATCGACGTGGTCATCGTCGACACCGCCGGTCGTCTGCACATCGACGAAGAGATGATGGGCGAGATCAAGGCGCTGCACGCCGCGATCAACCCGGTCGAAACGCTGTTCGTGGTCGACGCCATGACCGGTCAGGACGCCGCCAACACGGCCAAGGCCTTCGGTGATGCGCTGCCGCTGACCGGTGTGATCCTGACCAAGGTCGACGGTGATGCCCGTGGCGGTGCCGCGTTGTCGGTTCGCGCAATCACTGGCAAGCCGATCAAGTTCATCGGTATGGGCGAGAAGAGCGAAGCGCTCGATCCGTTCCACCCTGAGCGTATTGCTTCGCGGATCCTCGGCATGGGCGACGTGCTCAGCCTGATCGAACAGGCCGAAGCGACCCTCGACAAGGACAAGGCCGATAAACTGGCCAAGAAGCTGAAGAAGGGCAAGGGCTTCGACCTCGAAGACTTCCGCGATCAGCTGCAACAAATGAAGAACATGGGCGGCCTCGGCGGACTAATGGACAAACTGCCGAGCATCGGCGGTGTCAACCTGTCGCAAATGGGCAATGCCCAGAATGCTGCAGAGAAGCAGTTCAAACAGATGGAAGCCATCATCAACTCCATGACGCCGGCCGAGCGCCGCGACCCTGAGCTGATCAGCGGTTCGCGCAAGCGCCGGATCGCCATGGGTTCCGGCACTCAGGTGCAGGACATCGGTCGCTTGATCAAGCAGCACAAGCAGATGCAGAAGATGATGAAGAAATTCACCGCCAAAGGCGGCATGGCGAAAATGATGCGCGGCATGGGCGGTATGTTGCCCGGCGGCGGCATGCCGAAAATGTGA
- the rpsP gene encoding 30S ribosomal protein S16 produces MLTIRLALGGSKKRPFYHLTVTDSRNPRDGSHKEQVGFFNPVARGQEIRLSVNQERVAYWLSVGAQPSERVAQLLKESAKAAA; encoded by the coding sequence ATGCTAACAATCCGTCTTGCCCTTGGCGGCTCCAAAAAGCGCCCGTTTTACCACCTGACCGTAACCGACTCGCGTAACCCGCGTGACGGCTCCCACAAAGAACAGGTTGGCTTCTTCAACCCTGTTGCCCGTGGTCAGGAAATCCGTCTGTCCGTGAACCAAGAGCGCGTAGCCTACTGGCTGAGCGTTGGTGCACAGCCATCTGAGCGTGTTGCTCAGTTGCTGAAGGAATCTGCCAAGGCTGCAGCCTGA
- the rimM gene encoding ribosome maturation factor RimM (Essential for efficient processing of 16S rRNA), whose product MSATPEKADDLIVVGKIFSVHGVRGEVKVFSFTDPIENLLDYRNWTLRREGVVKQVELVSGRSTQKDLVAKLKGLDDRDEARLLSGYEICISRSLLPNLTSDEYYWYQLQGLSVINQDEQLFGKVDHLLETGANDVLVVKPCAGSLDDRERLLPYTEQCVLAVDLDAGVMRVEWDADF is encoded by the coding sequence ATGAGCGCGACGCCAGAAAAAGCTGATGACCTGATCGTTGTCGGCAAGATTTTTTCGGTTCACGGCGTTCGCGGCGAGGTGAAGGTCTTTTCCTTTACCGATCCGATTGAAAACCTGTTGGACTACCGCAACTGGACGCTTCGGCGCGAAGGCGTGGTGAAACAGGTCGAGCTGGTCAGCGGCCGATCCACTCAAAAGGATCTGGTTGCCAAGCTCAAAGGCCTCGACGATCGCGATGAAGCCCGTCTTCTGAGCGGTTACGAGATTTGCATCTCACGAAGCCTTTTGCCCAACCTGACAAGCGACGAGTACTACTGGTACCAGTTGCAGGGTCTGAGCGTCATCAACCAGGACGAGCAATTGTTCGGCAAGGTTGATCACCTGTTGGAGACCGGCGCGAACGATGTATTGGTGGTCAAGCCCTGCGCGGGCAGCCTGGATGATCGCGAGCGGTTGTTGCCCTATACGGAGCAATGCGTGCTGGCAGTCGACCTGGATGCAGGCGTGATGCGGGTGGAATGGGACGCGGACTTCTAA